A region from the Melanotaenia boesemani isolate fMelBoe1 chromosome 11, fMelBoe1.pri, whole genome shotgun sequence genome encodes:
- the rnf215 gene encoding RING finger protein 215, producing MAFARWCCLGVTIPLLLFRWPGLLVVAEQVALVEVFLQQRPGVSALLQGEVVESSSSSRSPEPRDEEPKELEGNLVLVRDEETGITGGEGEADTEKQEPWIGVVPVEMDDSKASTGNQESFADAVVNKMKRALVLGASALIILALNQNTVSEMDLSQVLSKPIIVIQTSENVTKLIGALLRGLRATAKITYETILQDNLGATLTLWSTCGRSRGGLYGEWQGVICTGETNSQVQKYLQQLWDTVLLVALILCTGVIVQARWQYQDHQLNDDLELLPKQDVLKRMSSLKTKTYRQPKPWCDPSQTIETDNCAVCLEPFNNNQCLRVLPCLHEYHRDCVDPWLLLQHTCPLCKRSILSSVRKDS from the exons ATGGCCTTTGCTCGTTGGTGCTGTCTTGGGGTTACGATACCGCTGCTCTTGTTTCGGTGGCCGGGACTGCTGGTCGTGGCGGAACAGGTCGCTTTGGTAGAGgtttttcttcagcagcggcCCGGCGTCAGCGCCTTGCTCCAGGGGGAGGTTGTGGAGTCTAGCAGCAGCAGTAGGAGCCCTGAACCACGGGACGAAGAACCAAAAGAACTGGAGGGGAACCTGGTGTTG GTTCGAGATGAGGAGACTGGAATAACCGGAGGAGAAGGTGAGGCCGACACTGAGAAGCAGGAGCCATGGATCGGAGTGGTGCCTGTGGAAATGGACGACAGTAAAGCCTCCACTGGGAACCAGGAGTCATTCGCTGATGCAGTAGtcaataaa atGAAGAGAGCGTTAGTCCTTGGAGCCTCAGCACTGATCATCTTGGCTCTCAACCAAAACACTGTCAGTGAG ATGGATTTGTCCCAAGTGCTGTCGAAACCTATTATTGTGATCCAAACATCGGAGAATGTCACCAAACTGATTGGAGCTCTGCTCAG GGGTCTTCGTGCAACAGCAAAAATCACATATGAGACGATCCTGCAGGATAACCTG GGAGCCACCCTCACGCTGTGGTCCACCTGCGGTCGATCGAGAGGGGGTCTCTACGGAGAGTGGCAGGGGGTCATCTGCACTGGAGAAACCAACTCCCAGGTCCAG AAgtacctgcagcagctgtgggaCACCGTCCTCCTGGTGGCGCTGATCCTCTGCACAGGAGTCATCGTTCAGGCTCGCTGGCAGTACCAGGACCACCAGCTCAACGACGACTTAGAG CTCCTTCCTAAACAGGACGTCCTGAAGAGGATGTCGTCTCTGAAGACCAAGACGTATCGTCAGCCCAAACCCTGGTGTGACCCATCGCAGACGATAGAGACGGACAACTGCGCCGTCTGCCTGGAGCCGTTCAACAACAACCAG tgtttgCGTGTGCTGCCGTGTCTTCATGAGTACCACAGAGACTGTGTGGACCCCTGGCTGTTGCTGCAGCACACTTGTCCTCTGTGCAAACGCAGCATCCTCA GCAGCGTCCGTAAAGACAGCTAA
- the LOC121649096 gene encoding SEC14-like protein 2 — MSGRVGDLSPKQAEALEQFRARVQDILPQLPAQHDHFLLRWLRARNFNVQKSEAMLRKHLEFRKQLKVDAIITDWRAPEVIEKYLSGGMCGYDREGSPVWYDVIGPVDPKGLFLSASKQDFIKSKIRDCEMLQKECNLQSERLGRNIESITMIYDVEGLGLKHLWKPAIETYGEILQMFEDNYPEGLKRLFVIKAPKLFPVAYNLVKHFLSEITRQKIYILGANWQEVLLKHIDAEELPVIYGGKLTDPDGDPRCRTRINHVGPVPSSYYVRDHVKVDYEQCMTVNRGSTQQLDYEILFPGCVLRWQFSSEGADIGFGVFLKAKKGEWKKAAEMHEVIPSERYNSHLVPEDGSLTCEQPGVYVLRFDNTYSIFQAKRISFTVEVLLPDHLQPSQTNGKSGKHLQEESNTKL, encoded by the exons ATGAGCGGGAGAGTTGGAGACCTCAGCCCTAAACAGGCCGAAGCATTAGAGCAG TTTCGAGCACGGGTACAAGATATTCTTCCTCAGCTTCCGGCTCAGCATGACCACTTCCTGCTGCGCTGGCTTCGAG CCAGAAACTTCAACGTCCAGAAGTCTGAAGCGATGCTTCGAAAG CATTTGGAGTTCAGGAAACAGTTGAAAGTAGACGCGATAATCACTGACTGGCGAGCACCAGAG GTAATAGAGAAGTATCTGTCAGGAGGTATGTGTGGCTACGACCGGGAGGGGAGCCCTGTCTGGTACGACGTTATTGGACCTGTGGATCCCAAAGGCCTCTTCCTGTCTGCCTCCAAGCAAGACTTCATCAAGTCCAAGATTAGAGACTGTGAGATGCTTCAGAAGGAATGTAACCTCCAGTCAGAGAGA CTGGGCAGGAACATCGAGTCCATCACTATGATCTACGACGTTGAAGGTCTTGGACTGAAACACTTATGGAAGCCTGCTATAGAAACATATGGAGAG ATCCTTCAGATGTTTGAAGACAATTACCCAGAAGGCCTGAAGAGGCTGTTTGTTATTAAAG CTCCCAAACTTTTTCCTGTGGCTTATAACCTAGTCAAACACTTTCTGAGTGAGATTACACGACAAAAGATCTACATCCTTGGGG CCAACTGGCAGGAGGTTTTACTGAAGCACATCGATGCAGAGGAGCTGCCGGTGATATACGGAGGCAAACTCACGGATCCTGATGGAGATCCTCGCTGTCGGACCAGG ATAAACCATGTTGGACCAGTTCCTTCGTCTTACTATGTGCGGGACCATGTTAAGGTGGATTATGAGCAGTGTATGACTGTCAACCGAGGTTCGACTCAGCAGCTGGATTATGAGATCTTGTTCCCGGGCTGCGTCCTCCG GTGGCAGTTTAGCAGCGAAGGAGCAGATATTGGTTTTGGGGTGTTTCTAAAGGCTAAAAAAGGTGAGTGGAAGAAGGCTGCTGAGATGCACGAAGTCATTCCTAGCGAGCGATACAACTCTCACTTGGTGCCTGAGGACGGATCATTGACCTGTGAGCAACCAGGAGTTT ATGTGCTGAGATTTGACAACACCTACAGCATTTTCCAGGCCAAACGAATCAGTTTTACCGTTGAGGTCCTGCTTCCTGACCACCTACAACCCTCACAGACCAATGGGAAGTCTGGCAAACATTTACAAGAGGAGAGCAACACCAAACTGTAA
- the ascc2 gene encoding activating signal cointegrator 1 complex subunit 2 isoform X1, with the protein MACARVPLDEQQVTEPGPYGKEHTLPALHPDRIEERCFVPYKPPPEDGSPAAVEEFLEYAKFITEDLEWLLALPHDRFWCQVVFDESLQKCLDSYLHQAPRSLDLAALPPSPAVADMQRAVHKAVFLTFLRMATHKESKDNFFTPAVFGEIIYDNFLFDIPKILDLCVLFGRGNGQLLHKMIENIFSQQPSYYNDLDETVPTVLQVFDTILEKFGLQCEEATAMEPMKLNAHRQPTAMSMSQQELADLILYLCDSITTIHAFLDIFPAACSSFHSHGFLSRLTSFYETAVPDLEKAVRKRNFDDKNLQEDLWKRLSHSCRKMVETAHLLLQHTCLQPILEGKENMQTFAEELLQYFTTFLPEKRFLADYDEQFPIADDISLLQQALPIIDETRTSYLLQGVESAWDSLGRRKPQSQIHNDASSSFLATQGAMSAAAAAEFKPELVREPGGGRENQRGEEAMLDHSRKRNNVCPVSGAELESLLSCIRDLLPDLGEGFLLACLEEYDYNSELVINNILEDRLAPSLEKLDRAMPRPVKEELPAVLNNRSNVFDDDEFDIFRRDQVDMSRIWKGRSRKGESVREMLNDKQHIAEQKARYHAYETVVDEVVIEPGESAAAYGLDDYDDEYDDTYDMNQVGANDLDGDTLLNRRPFTVPQVLRKGTKAQDEEEEGEEEEEALQNNVNRDQFVQDPALLRERAEAKRAAMQQRKGFRPERSSNVVGRPKGQGQTLETFLDRRKKESNKSHVANHNRRTMADRKRNKGMIPS; encoded by the exons ATGGCCTGTGCTCGCGTGCCCCTGGATGAGCAGCAGGTGACCGAGCCTGGCCCGTATGGAAAAGAGCACACACTTCCTGCACTG CACCCAGACAGGATAGAGGAGCGCTGCTTTGTGCCTTACAAGCCTCCTCCAGAGGACGGTTCTCCTGCTGCAGTGGAGGAATTTTTGGAATATGCCAAATTCATCACAGAGGATCTAGAGTGGCTCCTCGCGCTGCCCCACGACAGATTCTGGTGTCAG GTGGTGTTTGACGAGTCCCTGCAGAAGTGCTTAGACTCATACCTGCACCAGGCTCCACGGAGCCTCGACCTCGCCGCTCTTCCACCCTCCCCAGCAGTTGCTGACATGCAGCGTGCCGTCCACAAGGCGGTCTTCTTGACCTTCCTCAGGATGGCCACACATAAAGAATCTAAG GATAACTTCTTCACTCCTGCTGTGTTTGGAGAAATTATCTACGACAACTTCCTGTTCGACATTCCTAAAATTTTGGATCTGTGTGTGCTCTTTGGAAGAGGCAACGGCCAACTGCTGCATAAAATGATTG AGAACATATTTAGCCAGCAGCCATCCTACTACAACGACCTGGATGAGACAGTACCCACTGTGTTACAG GTCTTTGACACAATCCTGGAGAAGTTTGGTCTTCAGTGTGAAGAAGCCACCGCCATGGAGCCAATGAAGCTGAACGCTCACAGACAGCCCACTGCCATGAGCATGAGCCAGCAG GAACTAGCAGATTTAATTTTGTATCTGTGTGACTCAATCACCACCATCCATGCCTTCCTGGACATCTTCCCTGCAGCTTGCTCCAGCTTCCATTCCCACGGCTTCCTCAGCAG GCTGACCTCGTTTTATGAGACCGCCGTGCCTGACCTGGAGAAGGCAGTAAGGAAGAGGAACTTTGAtgataaaaa CCTGCAGGAGGACTTGTGGAAGAGGCTGAGCCACTCCTGTCGTAAGATGGTGGAGACGGctcacctgctgctgcagcacacctgtctgcagccaatCCTGGAGGG gaaagaaaacatgcagacatttgcagaggagctgctgcagtATTTCACAACATTTTTACCAGAGAAAAG GTTCTTAGCAGACTATGATGAGCAGTTTCCCATCGCAGACGACATCAGCCTCCTACAACAAGCCCTGCCCATCAT TGATGAGACAAGGACGTCATACTTGCTCCAGGGGGTGGAAAGTGCCTGGGACAGCTTGGGCCGGCGGAAACCACAGAGCCAGATTCACAATGATGCCTCCTCGTCTTTTTTAGCCACTCAGGGAGCAATGAGTGCCGCCGCCGCAGCTGAGTTTAAACCTGAGTTAGTCAGAGaaccaggaggaggaagagagaacCAGAGGGGTGAAGAGGCCATGTTAGATCATTCCAGAAAACGAAACAAT GTGTGTCCGGTGAGTGGGGCGGAGCTGGAATCTCTCCTGTCCTGTATCAGGGACCTGCTGCCGGATTTAGGCGAAGGCTTTCTGCTGGCATGCCTAGAGGAGTACGACTACAACTCTGAGCTGGTCATCAACAACATCCTGGAGGACCGGTTAGCCCCCAGCCTGGAGAAACTGGACCGAGCCATGCCAAG GCCGGTGAAGGAGGAGCTTCCAGCTGTCCTGAACAACAGATCCAACGTGTTTGATGATGACGAGTTTGACATCTTCCGCAGGGACCAAGTGGACATGTCCCGCATCTGGAAGGGCAGGAG CAGGAAAGGCGAGAGCGTTCGAGAGATGCTGAACGACAAGCAGCACATCGCGGAGCAGAAAGCTCGGTATCACGCTTACGAGACAGTGGTGGATGAGGTTGTGATTGAACCTGGAGAATCTGCTGCAGCGTATGGCCTGGATGATTACGATGACGAGTATGACGACACCTACGACATGAACCAAGTGGGAGCCAACGACCTGGACGGAGACACTTTGCTCAACAGAAG GCCTTTTACAGTCCCACAGGTACTCAGAAAAGGAACCAAAGcacaggatgaggaagaagagggtgaggaagaagaagaggctcTACAG AACAACGTAAACAGGGACCAGTTCGTTCAGGATCCGGCTCTGCTGAGGGAGAGGGCTGAGGCCAAGAGAGCTGCCATGCAGCAGAGGAAagg CTTCCGACCGGAGCGTTCCAGTAATGTGGTAGGCCGACCAAAAGGCCAAGGACAAACCCTGGAGACATTTCTGGACCGACGCAAAAAGGAGAGCAACAAGAGCCATGTAGCCAACCACAACCGGCGTACCATGGCCGACCGCAAGAGGAACAAAGGCATGATCCCCTCCTGA
- the ascc2 gene encoding activating signal cointegrator 1 complex subunit 2 isoform X2: MACARVPLDEQQVTEPGPYGKEHTLPALHPDRIEERCFVPYKPPPEDGSPAAVEEFLEYAKFITEDLEWLLALPHDRFWCQVVFDESLQKCLDSYLHQAPRSLDLAALPPSPAVADMQRAVHKAVFLTFLRMATHKESKDNFFTPAVFGEIIYDNFLFDIPKILDLCVLFGRGNGQLLHKMIENIFSQQPSYYNDLDETVPTVLQVFDTILEKFGLQCEEATAMEPMKLNAHRQPTAMSMSQQELADLILYLCDSITTIHAFLDIFPAACSSFHSHGFLSRLTSFYETAVPDLEKAVRKRNFDDKNLQEDLWKRLSHSCRKMVETAHLLLQHTCLQPILEGKENMQTFAEELLQYFTTFLPEKRFLADYDEQFPIADDISLLQQALPIIDETRTSYLLQGVESAWDSLGRRKPQSQIHNDASSSFLATQGAMSAAAAAEFKPELVREPGGGRENQRGEEAMLDHSRKRNNVCPVSGAELESLLSCIRDLLPDLGEGFLLACLEEYDYNSELVINNILEDRLAPSLEKLDRAMPRPVKEELPAVLNNRSNVFDDDEFDIFRRDQVDMSRIWKGRRKGESVREMLNDKQHIAEQKARYHAYETVVDEVVIEPGESAAAYGLDDYDDEYDDTYDMNQVGANDLDGDTLLNRRPFTVPQVLRKGTKAQDEEEEGEEEEEALQNNVNRDQFVQDPALLRERAEAKRAAMQQRKGFRPERSSNVVGRPKGQGQTLETFLDRRKKESNKSHVANHNRRTMADRKRNKGMIPS, encoded by the exons ATGGCCTGTGCTCGCGTGCCCCTGGATGAGCAGCAGGTGACCGAGCCTGGCCCGTATGGAAAAGAGCACACACTTCCTGCACTG CACCCAGACAGGATAGAGGAGCGCTGCTTTGTGCCTTACAAGCCTCCTCCAGAGGACGGTTCTCCTGCTGCAGTGGAGGAATTTTTGGAATATGCCAAATTCATCACAGAGGATCTAGAGTGGCTCCTCGCGCTGCCCCACGACAGATTCTGGTGTCAG GTGGTGTTTGACGAGTCCCTGCAGAAGTGCTTAGACTCATACCTGCACCAGGCTCCACGGAGCCTCGACCTCGCCGCTCTTCCACCCTCCCCAGCAGTTGCTGACATGCAGCGTGCCGTCCACAAGGCGGTCTTCTTGACCTTCCTCAGGATGGCCACACATAAAGAATCTAAG GATAACTTCTTCACTCCTGCTGTGTTTGGAGAAATTATCTACGACAACTTCCTGTTCGACATTCCTAAAATTTTGGATCTGTGTGTGCTCTTTGGAAGAGGCAACGGCCAACTGCTGCATAAAATGATTG AGAACATATTTAGCCAGCAGCCATCCTACTACAACGACCTGGATGAGACAGTACCCACTGTGTTACAG GTCTTTGACACAATCCTGGAGAAGTTTGGTCTTCAGTGTGAAGAAGCCACCGCCATGGAGCCAATGAAGCTGAACGCTCACAGACAGCCCACTGCCATGAGCATGAGCCAGCAG GAACTAGCAGATTTAATTTTGTATCTGTGTGACTCAATCACCACCATCCATGCCTTCCTGGACATCTTCCCTGCAGCTTGCTCCAGCTTCCATTCCCACGGCTTCCTCAGCAG GCTGACCTCGTTTTATGAGACCGCCGTGCCTGACCTGGAGAAGGCAGTAAGGAAGAGGAACTTTGAtgataaaaa CCTGCAGGAGGACTTGTGGAAGAGGCTGAGCCACTCCTGTCGTAAGATGGTGGAGACGGctcacctgctgctgcagcacacctgtctgcagccaatCCTGGAGGG gaaagaaaacatgcagacatttgcagaggagctgctgcagtATTTCACAACATTTTTACCAGAGAAAAG GTTCTTAGCAGACTATGATGAGCAGTTTCCCATCGCAGACGACATCAGCCTCCTACAACAAGCCCTGCCCATCAT TGATGAGACAAGGACGTCATACTTGCTCCAGGGGGTGGAAAGTGCCTGGGACAGCTTGGGCCGGCGGAAACCACAGAGCCAGATTCACAATGATGCCTCCTCGTCTTTTTTAGCCACTCAGGGAGCAATGAGTGCCGCCGCCGCAGCTGAGTTTAAACCTGAGTTAGTCAGAGaaccaggaggaggaagagagaacCAGAGGGGTGAAGAGGCCATGTTAGATCATTCCAGAAAACGAAACAAT GTGTGTCCGGTGAGTGGGGCGGAGCTGGAATCTCTCCTGTCCTGTATCAGGGACCTGCTGCCGGATTTAGGCGAAGGCTTTCTGCTGGCATGCCTAGAGGAGTACGACTACAACTCTGAGCTGGTCATCAACAACATCCTGGAGGACCGGTTAGCCCCCAGCCTGGAGAAACTGGACCGAGCCATGCCAAG GCCGGTGAAGGAGGAGCTTCCAGCTGTCCTGAACAACAGATCCAACGTGTTTGATGATGACGAGTTTGACATCTTCCGCAGGGACCAAGTGGACATGTCCCGCATCTGGAAGGGCAGGAG GAAAGGCGAGAGCGTTCGAGAGATGCTGAACGACAAGCAGCACATCGCGGAGCAGAAAGCTCGGTATCACGCTTACGAGACAGTGGTGGATGAGGTTGTGATTGAACCTGGAGAATCTGCTGCAGCGTATGGCCTGGATGATTACGATGACGAGTATGACGACACCTACGACATGAACCAAGTGGGAGCCAACGACCTGGACGGAGACACTTTGCTCAACAGAAG GCCTTTTACAGTCCCACAGGTACTCAGAAAAGGAACCAAAGcacaggatgaggaagaagagggtgaggaagaagaagaggctcTACAG AACAACGTAAACAGGGACCAGTTCGTTCAGGATCCGGCTCTGCTGAGGGAGAGGGCTGAGGCCAAGAGAGCTGCCATGCAGCAGAGGAAagg CTTCCGACCGGAGCGTTCCAGTAATGTGGTAGGCCGACCAAAAGGCCAAGGACAAACCCTGGAGACATTTCTGGACCGACGCAAAAAGGAGAGCAACAAGAGCCATGTAGCCAACCACAACCGGCGTACCATGGCCGACCGCAAGAGGAACAAAGGCATGATCCCCTCCTGA